One genomic window of Blastocatellia bacterium includes the following:
- a CDS encoding VWA domain-containing protein: protein MTRKIINTKIALFYFLFVFCLIVIPSQAQEPTISIDATVVNVPVVVSDSQGRYITGLKQEDFLLYDNQVQQQIAFFDAAEEPLNVALLLDTSQSTREVLEDIKEAAFDFLLQLRSKDRAMVITFDDRVRFLTPLTSDQSVLERAIYQARIGDRIGTRLNDAVIEASQELKKAVGRKAIILLTDGKDYGSDIDTDELLDKVMESNSLIYTIFYPTGRNFSSPINKPPWRENPFPKSPRMEPFPRFPRFPRVSRLVPQAGRRVDQNRGQRRNERIQRRNQTAIDFLTELAEVTAGRFYKSEVTDLKKTFRLIAEELRNQYILGFYPDNSDFTDTPHSIKVQVSRKDVVVRSRRNYRLLPPNSNND from the coding sequence ATGACTAGAAAAATTATCAATACCAAAATAGCCCTATTTTACTTCTTATTTGTTTTTTGCTTAATAGTTATTCCTAGCCAAGCACAAGAACCAACAATTAGCATTGATGCTACAGTGGTAAATGTGCCAGTTGTGGTTAGTGATAGCCAGGGACGTTATATAACAGGCTTAAAACAAGAAGATTTCCTACTTTATGATAACCAAGTACAACAACAAATCGCCTTTTTTGATGCAGCAGAAGAACCTCTTAACGTTGCTTTGCTTTTAGACACTAGCCAAAGCACTAGAGAAGTTTTAGAAGATATTAAAGAAGCAGCCTTTGATTTTCTGCTCCAATTAAGGTCAAAAGATCGTGCTATGGTTATTACTTTTGATGATCGAGTACGTTTTCTTACTCCCCTTACTAGTGATCAAAGCGTGTTAGAAAGAGCAATTTATCAAGCTAGAATAGGTGATCGCATTGGTACAAGGTTAAATGATGCAGTAATTGAAGCTAGTCAAGAGCTAAAAAAAGCTGTTGGACGTAAAGCTATCATTTTGTTAACAGATGGAAAAGATTATGGAAGTGATATTGACACGGATGAATTATTAGATAAGGTAATGGAGTCTAACTCATTAATTTATACAATTTTTTATCCAACAGGTAGAAACTTTAGTTCGCCAATTAATAAACCTCCTTGGCGAGAAAATCCATTTCCAAAAAGTCCTAGAATGGAACCTTTTCCCCGTTTTCCTCGCTTTCCTCGTGTTAGCAGGCTAGTGCCGCAAGCAGGTCGTAGAGTTGACCAAAATAGAGGTCAGCGGAGAAACGAAAGAATACAACGAAGAAATCAAACGGCAATAGATTTTCTTACTGAGCTAGCAGAAGTAACTGCTGGACGTTTTTATAAAAGTGAAGTGACAGACTTAAAAAAGACGTTTCGTTTAATTGCTGAAGAACTACGTAACCAGTATATTTTGGGCTTTTACCCTGATAATTCTGACTTTACAGACACACCACACAGCATTAAAGTTCAAGTTAGCCGTAAAGATGTAGTAGTTCGTTCACGTCGTAACTATCGGCTATTACCTCCAAATAGTAATAACGATTGA
- the sixA gene encoding phosphohistidine phosphatase SixA has protein sequence MELYILRHAIAVERSGWEESDDTRPLSAYGIAKMRQNATGLTRILPRIDTILTSPYLRARQTAEIVCKIYGFKIADKVVETEHLTPDRPLDDIFIDLNEYWSSRVMVVGHQPHLGDLVSYLTSNGEVRNVPLKKGGIACVEIEREDPKGTGLLHWLLTPKQLRQLAGQE, from the coding sequence ATGGAACTTTATATTCTAAGACATGCTATTGCAGTAGAAAGATCAGGCTGGGAAGAGTCAGACGATACTAGGCCGTTAAGTGCTTATGGAATTGCGAAAATGCGCCAAAACGCTACTGGGCTAACCAGAATATTACCAAGAATAGATACCATTTTAACTAGCCCTTATTTACGTGCGCGTCAAACAGCAGAAATTGTTTGTAAAATTTATGGGTTTAAGATTGCAGATAAAGTTGTAGAAACAGAGCATTTAACCCCTGATAGACCTTTAGATGATATATTTATTGATCTTAATGAGTATTGGAGTAGTCGAGTAATGGTTGTTGGGCATCAACCACATTTAGGAGATTTAGTTTCTTATCTAACTTCTAATGGAGAAGTTCGCAATGTTCCATTAAAAAAAGGCGGAATTGCTTGTGTAGAAATTGAGCGAGAAGACCCAAAAGGTACAGGACTCTTACATTGGTTACTTACCCCAAAACAACTGCGTCAGTTGGCTGGGCAGGAGTAA